One genomic window of Notamacropus eugenii isolate mMacEug1 chromosome 6, mMacEug1.pri_v2, whole genome shotgun sequence includes the following:
- the SLC5A7 gene encoding high affinity choline transporter 1 isoform X2 has product MRAKGYVTMLDPFQQLYGKRMGGLIFIPALMGEMFWAAAIFSALGATISVIIDVDMNISVIVSALIATLYTLVGGLYSVAYTDVVQLFCIFLGLWISVPFAMSHHAVTDIGFTAVHKVFQDPWLGSIKTNEIYIWIDNFLLLTMGGIPWQAYFQRVLSSSSAAYAQLLSFLASFGCLVMALPSVLIGAIGASTDWNKTSYGLPEPIERQEGDMILPIVLQHLCPIYISFFGLGAVAAAVMSSADSSILSASSMFARNIYQLSFRQNASDTEIVWIMRLTVFVFGAAATTMALLAKSVYGLWFLSSDLVYIILFPQLLCVLFIKGTNTYGAMVGYVLGLLFRITGGEPYLYLQPLILYPGHYRDEDGIYHQRFPFKTFAMSISFFTNISVSYLAKYLFESGTLPPKLDFLDAIVARHSKENMDKTILVKNENIKLDELAPVKPRQSMTLSSTFTNKEALLDVPSSPEGSGTEDNLQ; this is encoded by the exons gtGCAACCATCAGTGTGATTATTGATGTCGATATGAACATTTCAGTTATTGTTTCTGCCTTGATTGCAACTCTGTATACCCTGGTGGGTGGTCTCTATTCAGTTGCATACACTGACGTAGTCCAACTCTTCTGCATCTTCTTGGGATTG tGGATCAGTGTGCCTTTTGCGATGTCACATCATGCCGTTACAGACATTGGGTTCACTGCTGTGCATAAAGTTTTCCAGGACCCATGGTTGGGCTCtattaaaacaaatgaaatctATATTTGGattgataattttcttttactg aCGATGGGAGGAATCCCATGGCAAGCCTATTTTCAAAGAGTTCTGTCATCATCTTCAGCAGCCTATGCTCAACTTCTATCCTTCCTGGCATCTTTTGGGTGCCTAGTGATGGCCCTCCCTTCAGTACTCATTGGTGCAATTGGAGCATCAACAG ACTGGAATAAGACTTCGTATGGTCTTCCAGAACCCATAGAAAGGCAAGAAGGAGATATGATTTTGCCTATTGTGCTGCAGCATCTCTGTccaatatatatttctttctttggtcTTGGTGCAGTAGCAGCTGCTGTAATGTCATCTGCTGATTCTTCAATCCTATCAGCAAGTTCAATGTTTGCTCGAAATATCTACCAACTGTCATTCCGACAAAAT gCATCTGATACCGAAATCGTCTGGATTATGAGATTAACTGTGTTTGTTTTTGGAGCAGCAGCTACCACAATGGCCCTTTTAGCCAAATCAGTTTATGGACTCTGGTTTCTCAGTTCTGACCTTGTTTACATAATCCTCTTTCCTCAACTCTTGTGTGTACTCTTTATCAAGGGAACCAATACATATGGTGCCATGGTGGGATATGTGCTTGGTCTCCTCTTCAGAATAACTGGAGGAGAACCATATCTTTACCTGCAGCCATTGATCTTATATCCTGGTCATTACCGTGATGAAGATGGCATTTATCACCAGAGATTCCCATTTAAAACATTTGCTATGTCCATCTCCTTCTTCACCAATATCTCTGTCTCTTATCTTGCCAAATATCTATTTGAAAGTGGCACCCTACCTCCCAAGTTAGACTTCCTCGATGCTATAGTCGCCAGGCACAGTAAAGAGAATATGGACAAGACAATTCTGGTCAAAAACGAAAATATTAAATTAGACGAACTTGCACCTGTGAAGCCTCGGCAGAGCATGACTCTCAGTTCAACTTTTACAAACAAAGAGGCCCTCCTTGATGTCCCATCAAGCCCAGAAGGCTCCGGTACTGAAGATAACTTACAATGA